One Terriglobales bacterium DNA segment encodes these proteins:
- the hutU gene encoding urocanate hydratase yields the protein MPVETEVSPHTYTKIKAPRGTALSCKGWNQEAAMRMLMNNLDEEVGERPQDLVVYGGTGRAARSWECYEAIVRSLKSLDNHETLLVQSGKPVGIFKTHEYAPRVLIANSNLVGHWSNWEKFNELERAGLMMYGQMTAGSWIYIGSQGIVQGTFETFAAAAEKHLGGSLEGKLVVSGGMGGMGGAQPLAATMNGAAFLGIDVDPERIKKRLKTGYCDFMVNTLDEALRILKNAVRKKEAVSVGLVGNCADVIPELAERGVIPDLLTDQTSAHDPLNGYVPNGMSLEAALELRKSNPKAYLDKSLDAMARHVEGMLKLQKMGAVTFDYGNNIRTFAHQRGVANAYDFPGFVPAYIRPLFCEGRGPFRWAALSGEPSDIAVTDDLVLEMFPENRILSRWIDLARKRIKFQGLPARICWLGYGERAQFGLAINDLVKKGKIKAPIVIGRDHLDCGSVASPYRETESMKDGSDAVADWPLLNALLNTASGASWVSIHNGGGVGIGYSQHAGQVTVADGTDAMAKRIERVLTNDPGIGVARHVDSGYDEAKEFAGEKGIKIPMKG from the coding sequence ATGCCAGTTGAAACCGAAGTGAGCCCTCATACCTACACGAAGATCAAAGCCCCGCGCGGAACGGCGCTTTCCTGTAAAGGATGGAACCAGGAAGCCGCGATGCGCATGCTGATGAACAACCTTGATGAAGAGGTTGGGGAGCGTCCGCAAGACCTGGTGGTTTATGGCGGAACGGGACGGGCCGCGCGGAGTTGGGAATGCTACGAGGCGATTGTGCGCTCGTTGAAGTCGCTGGACAACCACGAGACCTTGCTGGTGCAGTCGGGCAAGCCCGTGGGGATTTTCAAGACGCATGAGTACGCGCCGCGAGTGCTGATCGCGAACTCGAACCTGGTGGGTCATTGGTCGAACTGGGAGAAGTTCAACGAACTGGAGCGCGCCGGACTAATGATGTACGGGCAGATGACGGCGGGCTCGTGGATCTACATTGGGTCGCAGGGAATTGTGCAGGGCACGTTCGAGACGTTTGCGGCCGCGGCCGAGAAGCACCTGGGCGGATCGCTGGAAGGGAAGTTGGTGGTGAGCGGCGGCATGGGCGGCATGGGTGGAGCTCAGCCACTAGCGGCGACGATGAACGGCGCAGCGTTCCTGGGGATTGATGTCGATCCAGAGCGGATCAAGAAGCGTCTGAAGACTGGCTATTGCGACTTCATGGTGAACACGCTGGATGAGGCGTTGCGAATCCTGAAGAACGCGGTGCGGAAGAAGGAAGCGGTGTCGGTGGGGCTGGTGGGGAATTGCGCGGACGTGATTCCGGAACTGGCCGAGAGAGGCGTGATTCCGGATTTGTTGACGGACCAGACGTCGGCGCATGATCCGCTGAATGGATATGTTCCCAACGGAATGAGCCTTGAGGCGGCGTTGGAGCTGCGGAAGAGCAATCCGAAGGCGTACCTGGACAAGTCGCTGGATGCGATGGCGCGGCATGTGGAAGGCATGCTGAAGCTACAGAAGATGGGCGCGGTGACGTTCGACTATGGGAATAACATCCGAACATTTGCGCATCAGCGCGGAGTGGCGAACGCGTATGACTTTCCGGGGTTTGTGCCTGCGTACATCAGGCCGCTGTTCTGCGAAGGACGCGGGCCGTTCCGGTGGGCGGCACTGTCGGGCGAGCCTTCGGATATTGCCGTAACCGATGACCTGGTGCTGGAGATGTTTCCGGAGAACCGCATTCTGAGCCGGTGGATCGATCTGGCGCGGAAGCGGATCAAGTTCCAGGGCCTTCCGGCGCGTATCTGCTGGCTGGGATATGGCGAGCGAGCGCAGTTCGGGCTAGCGATTAACGATCTAGTGAAGAAAGGGAAGATCAAGGCACCGATCGTGATTGGACGCGATCATCTGGATTGCGGATCGGTGGCGTCGCCGTATCGCGAGACGGAGAGCATGAAGGATGGGTCGGACGCGGTGGCGGACTGGCCGTTGCTGAATGCGCTGCTGAATACGGCGTCGGGTGCTTCGTGGGTGTCGATTCATAACGGCGGCGGAGTTGGGATTGGCTATTCGCAGCACGCGGGGCAAGTCACCGTTGCCGACGGAACGGA